A single genomic interval of Microbacterium sp. LWO14-1.2 harbors:
- a CDS encoding glycosyltransferase, with the protein MHFGASAPAICEFRALSHARKTPIGTTSAPIRVASIPSSHPYIHAITDPHRVALLPDPPVPGAPAEQWWPPVALTAPWLSENAAEYDLLHVHFGLESFSPDELRAGLDAARRAGRPVVFTVHDLDNPQIVDQEPYRALLDVIVPFADRLVTLTPSAAAEIERRWGRASLVLAHPTLLDEAAAPVREDTAPVREDDPVLADDAVRVGIHLRDLRPNIDAESAVRAAVDAVRMRDGAGRPVEVEVLLNERVRDERVAERVLAAASGQTAVRVRRTPYLDDAEVEAWLGGLDLFVLPYRHGTHSGWVELCYDLGVRVAGTDVGHIRAQHPSEFHVVDLDDPRTLADAVTWAGDARHPSSPVADRLVSRRTERSEERGAVRDAHARLYRDAIAGVSA; encoded by the coding sequence TTGCATTTCGGCGCTTCCGCCCCTGCGATTTGTGAATTCAGAGCGCTCAGTCATGCAAGGAAGACTCCCATCGGTACAACCTCAGCGCCCATTCGGGTCGCCTCCATTCCGTCCTCCCACCCCTACATCCACGCGATCACCGACCCGCATCGGGTCGCGCTGCTGCCCGACCCTCCGGTCCCCGGAGCTCCGGCCGAGCAGTGGTGGCCGCCGGTCGCCCTGACCGCGCCGTGGCTCAGCGAAAACGCCGCCGAGTACGACCTGCTGCACGTGCACTTCGGTCTGGAGTCGTTCTCGCCGGACGAACTGCGCGCGGGCCTGGATGCTGCCAGGCGGGCGGGGCGCCCCGTGGTGTTCACGGTGCACGACCTCGACAACCCGCAGATCGTCGACCAGGAGCCGTACCGGGCACTGCTCGACGTGATCGTCCCCTTCGCCGACCGACTCGTGACGCTCACGCCGTCCGCCGCGGCCGAGATCGAGCGGCGCTGGGGTCGCGCGAGCCTGGTGCTCGCCCACCCGACGCTGCTCGACGAGGCCGCGGCACCGGTTCGCGAGGATACGGCACCGGTTCGCGAGGACGACCCGGTCCTCGCGGACGATGCGGTGCGCGTCGGCATCCATCTGCGCGATCTCCGTCCGAACATCGACGCGGAGAGCGCGGTGCGCGCGGCGGTGGACGCGGTGCGGATGCGCGACGGGGCCGGTCGGCCGGTCGAGGTCGAGGTGCTGCTGAACGAGCGCGTGCGCGACGAGCGCGTCGCCGAGCGGGTGCTCGCCGCGGCCTCCGGGCAGACCGCCGTGCGAGTGCGACGCACCCCGTACCTGGACGACGCCGAGGTCGAGGCCTGGCTCGGCGGACTGGACCTGTTCGTCCTCCCCTACCGCCACGGAACGCATTCCGGGTGGGTCGAGCTCTGCTACGACCTGGGCGTGCGCGTGGCGGGGACCGACGTCGGACACATCCGGGCGCAGCATCCGTCCGAATTCCACGTCGTGGATCTCGACGACCCCCGCACGCTGGCGGATGCCGTGACGTGGGCGGGCGATGCCCGGCATCCGTCCTCGCCCGTCGCAGACCGTCTCGTGAGCCGCCGGACCGAGCGAAGTGAAGAGCGAGGAGCGGTCCGCGACGCGCACGCACGTCTCTACCGCGACGCGATCGCGGGGGTGTCGGCGTGA
- a CDS encoding WcbI family polysaccharide biosynthesis putative acetyltransferase — MNHPSPDVTTIASAGSAVLGRRRHYGEFYGLAPLPEGFGVVLGNCQAESLRLVMDAPERRFIRVPPVHEMTEEDARRLHELVPAAHTVVTQPVRDGYHDLPLGTRQVAAATSARVLTVPPVRFAGLHPFQAAIRVPGVEEEPPVVAYHDIRTLAAAGGLSVSSSIAPEAVRAIGRSSVEVLRTRESNAGVRVSDLFDAVTADHARTVNHPGNAVWLPLGARVLDALGDTDGPVDPGRPLLDAVRAPLAPEVVEAWDLPDEPRAEWIVEGEKVGDEEVREAHTAWYAAHPEFVAAAIERLAPLLAIWRAA; from the coding sequence ATGAACCACCCTTCCCCTGACGTCACGACCATTGCGTCCGCCGGGTCGGCGGTGCTAGGGCGCCGCCGGCACTACGGGGAGTTCTACGGCCTCGCCCCGCTCCCCGAGGGTTTCGGCGTCGTGCTGGGCAACTGCCAGGCCGAATCGCTGCGGCTCGTGATGGACGCTCCCGAGCGACGGTTCATCCGCGTCCCCCCGGTGCACGAGATGACAGAAGAGGATGCGCGTCGTCTGCACGAGCTCGTCCCCGCCGCGCACACCGTGGTCACGCAGCCCGTGCGCGACGGCTACCACGACCTCCCGCTCGGCACGCGGCAGGTCGCCGCAGCGACGTCGGCGAGGGTGCTCACAGTGCCACCGGTCCGGTTCGCCGGTCTGCATCCGTTCCAGGCGGCGATCCGCGTCCCGGGTGTCGAGGAGGAGCCGCCCGTCGTGGCGTATCACGACATCCGAACCCTCGCGGCGGCCGGCGGCCTCTCGGTGTCGTCGTCGATCGCGCCGGAGGCTGTGCGCGCGATCGGCCGCTCCTCGGTCGAGGTCCTTCGCACCCGCGAGTCGAACGCGGGCGTGCGGGTGTCCGATCTGTTCGACGCGGTCACCGCCGATCACGCGCGCACCGTGAACCACCCGGGCAACGCCGTCTGGCTCCCGCTCGGAGCGCGGGTGCTCGACGCGCTGGGCGACACCGACGGGCCCGTCGACCCTGGTCGGCCGCTGCTCGACGCCGTGCGGGCTCCGCTCGCCCCCGAGGTCGTCGAGGCGTGGGACCTGCCCGACGAGCCGCGCGCGGAGTGGATCGTCGAGGGGGAGAAGGTCGGCGACGAGGAGGTGCGCGAGGCGCACACCGCCTGGTACGCCGCCCACCCCGAGTTCGTCGCGGCGGCGATCGAGCGCCTCGCTCCGCTGCTCGCGATCTGGCGCGCCGCGTGA
- a CDS encoding glycosyltransferase, producing the protein MTTPWVVGNAWDAVDGVVPDPLPRVSVIVSHYDQPGELARTLQALAAQDYPRELLEIVVADDGSPGEVEVPEGVVLVRQEDRGFRLAAVRNLGVRASGGEVLCFLDADTSPEPGYVRALTRLPALLPEAVVVGRRRHADFTGIAPDAPVVEAALGRELAEPAWLAEEYARSRDLLDADDRSYRFVIGAVMGCSRRLFDEVGGFDETFTTYGGEDWEWAHRMWQAGAVLAHVPDAVAWHDGPEWADRDGSGMDRANAQTLRLQSSIPVPGSSPRALWSGPADLVVRVRGEHSAAALFVAADSLFAAFPRARLFVDEVPAELAEDPRVAVSTGDVDARVVWDMPRPVVVLEAAWIQDVVRRLGTGRVGSAELVAGDGSSLGSLRSRRATHRAARWGTEDGFESVRTPADGIHALRSDPRVEAWVGGWGGVESFC; encoded by the coding sequence GTGACGACGCCGTGGGTCGTCGGCAACGCGTGGGATGCGGTCGACGGCGTCGTGCCGGACCCGCTGCCGCGCGTCTCGGTGATCGTCTCGCACTACGACCAGCCCGGCGAGCTCGCCCGCACCCTGCAGGCGCTCGCCGCGCAGGACTATCCGCGTGAGCTGCTCGAGATCGTCGTGGCCGACGACGGCTCACCCGGCGAGGTCGAGGTGCCGGAGGGTGTGGTCCTCGTGCGGCAGGAGGACCGCGGCTTCCGCCTCGCCGCCGTGCGCAATCTCGGCGTCCGCGCCAGCGGCGGGGAGGTGCTGTGCTTCCTCGACGCCGACACCTCGCCGGAGCCGGGGTATGTGCGCGCGCTCACGCGGCTGCCGGCTCTGCTGCCCGAGGCGGTCGTGGTCGGGCGTCGTCGTCACGCCGACTTCACGGGCATCGCCCCGGATGCGCCCGTCGTCGAGGCCGCCCTCGGCCGCGAGCTGGCGGAACCCGCCTGGTTGGCGGAGGAGTATGCGCGCAGCCGCGACCTGCTCGACGCCGACGATCGCTCGTACCGGTTCGTGATCGGCGCGGTCATGGGCTGCTCGCGGCGTCTGTTCGACGAGGTCGGCGGGTTCGACGAGACGTTCACGACGTACGGCGGCGAGGACTGGGAGTGGGCGCACCGCATGTGGCAGGCGGGCGCGGTGCTCGCTCATGTGCCGGATGCCGTGGCCTGGCACGACGGCCCGGAGTGGGCCGACCGCGATGGATCGGGGATGGACCGCGCCAACGCGCAGACCCTGCGGCTGCAGTCGTCGATCCCGGTGCCCGGCTCGTCGCCGCGCGCCCTGTGGTCGGGACCGGCGGACCTCGTCGTGCGGGTGCGGGGCGAGCACTCGGCGGCGGCCCTGTTCGTCGCCGCGGATTCGCTGTTCGCCGCGTTCCCTCGGGCGAGGCTGTTCGTGGACGAGGTGCCGGCCGAGCTGGCCGAGGATCCCCGCGTGGCCGTGTCGACGGGAGACGTCGACGCCCGCGTCGTCTGGGACATGCCTCGCCCGGTCGTGGTGCTGGAGGCCGCCTGGATCCAGGATGTCGTCCGACGCCTCGGCACGGGGCGCGTGGGATCGGCCGAGCTCGTCGCCGGGGACGGCTCGTCGCTCGGGTCGCTCCGCTCACGCCGCGCGACGCACCGCGCAGCGCGCTGGGGCACGGAGGACGGCTTCGAGAGCGTGCGGACGCCGGCCGACGGCATCCATGCGCTGCGATCCGACC